A single window of Pseudarthrobacter defluvii DNA harbors:
- a CDS encoding enoyl-CoA hydratase/isomerase family protein, which translates to MAAPVNLAEEKFSALLVEEREDRVVVLLNRPEVKNAIDQQMVDELHTVCAALEQNPKVLIIAGTQGVFASGADIAQLRERRRDDALQGINSTIFVRIAKLPMPVIAALDGYCLGGGAELAYAADFRIGTPNVRIGNPETGLGILAAAGASWRLKELVGEPLAKQILLAGQVLGAGEAKAINLITEIHDPADLLDAAHSLANRIGRQDPLAVRITKSVFHAPAESHPLIDQLAQGILFESQAKFDRMQAFLDRNAAKKANNPADGK; encoded by the coding sequence ATGGCCGCCCCGGTGAACCTGGCCGAGGAGAAATTCTCAGCCCTCCTGGTGGAGGAGCGGGAGGACCGGGTGGTGGTGCTGCTCAACCGGCCGGAGGTGAAAAACGCGATCGACCAGCAGATGGTGGACGAACTCCACACCGTCTGCGCGGCGCTGGAACAGAACCCCAAGGTGCTGATCATCGCCGGCACGCAGGGAGTCTTCGCCTCCGGAGCCGACATCGCCCAGCTGCGCGAACGCCGCCGGGATGATGCCCTGCAGGGGATCAACTCCACCATCTTTGTCCGGATCGCCAAACTGCCCATGCCGGTCATCGCCGCGCTGGACGGCTACTGCCTGGGTGGCGGCGCGGAACTCGCCTACGCAGCGGACTTTCGCATCGGCACCCCCAACGTGCGGATCGGCAACCCCGAAACGGGCCTGGGTATCCTGGCCGCGGCCGGTGCCAGCTGGCGGCTGAAGGAGCTCGTGGGTGAACCGCTGGCCAAGCAGATCCTGCTGGCCGGGCAGGTCCTGGGTGCAGGTGAGGCGAAAGCCATCAACCTCATCACCGAAATCCACGATCCCGCCGACCTTTTGGACGCCGCCCACAGCCTGGCCAACAGGATCGGCCGCCAGGACCCGCTGGCCGTCCGCATCACCAAGTCCGTGTTCCATGCGCCCGCGGAATCCCATCCGCTCATTGACCAGCTGGCCCAGGGGATCCTCTTTGAGTCCCAGGCCAAGTTCGACCGCATGCAGGCGTTCCTGGACCGCAACGCCGCCAAGAAGGCCAACAATCCTGCCGACGGAAAGTAG
- a CDS encoding 3-hydroxyacyl-CoA dehydrogenase family protein: MSDSSVNPNLPTLVGVLGGGRMGAGIAHAFLIKGADVLVVERDDVSAEAARERVESAALKSIERGAVDANFEELAVRLTVSTDYDAFAGRQLVVEAVPEDWDLKVTALRGIEERLAEDGFIASNTSSLSVNGLARELKRPENFLGLHFFNPVPASTLIEVVLGERTSPELAAAAKTWVEALGKTAVVVNDAPGFASSRLGVAIALEAMRMVEEGVASAEDIDNAMVLGYKHPTGPLKTTDIVGLDVRLGIAEYLQSALGDRFAPPQILKDKVARGELGRKTGKGFFDWPS, from the coding sequence ATGAGTGATTCATCAGTGAACCCCAACCTGCCCACCCTCGTCGGAGTCCTGGGCGGCGGCCGCATGGGGGCAGGAATTGCCCACGCCTTCCTGATCAAGGGCGCCGACGTCCTGGTGGTGGAGCGCGACGACGTCTCCGCCGAGGCTGCGCGGGAACGCGTGGAATCGGCGGCGCTGAAGAGCATTGAGCGTGGGGCCGTGGATGCCAACTTCGAGGAACTGGCGGTCCGGTTGACGGTAAGCACCGACTACGACGCCTTCGCGGGCCGCCAGCTGGTGGTGGAAGCGGTCCCCGAAGACTGGGACCTCAAGGTGACGGCGCTGCGGGGCATCGAAGAGCGGCTGGCGGAGGACGGGTTCATCGCGTCCAACACCTCCTCGCTGTCAGTCAACGGCCTGGCCCGTGAGCTGAAACGGCCGGAAAACTTCCTGGGCCTGCACTTCTTCAACCCCGTTCCCGCATCCACACTCATCGAGGTGGTGCTGGGGGAGCGGACGTCTCCCGAACTTGCTGCCGCGGCCAAAACGTGGGTGGAGGCACTCGGCAAGACCGCCGTCGTCGTCAACGATGCCCCTGGCTTCGCGTCCTCACGCCTGGGCGTGGCCATCGCGCTGGAGGCCATGCGGATGGTGGAGGAGGGCGTCGCCTCGGCCGAGGACATCGACAACGCCATGGTGCTGGGCTACAAACATCCCACCGGGCCGCTCAAGACCACCGATATCGTGGGCCTTGACGTCCGCCTGGGCATTGCCGAATACCTGCAGTCCGCCCTCGGCGACCGGTTTGCGCCCCCGCAGATCCTCAAGGACAAGGTGGCCCGCGGCGAGCTGGGACGCAAAACCGGCAAGGGCTTTTTTGACTGGCCCAGCTAG
- a CDS encoding DUF6480 family protein, with amino-acid sequence MSGQNPDPEEDKLTGLEPGGGVPPGETPPGEASTSMTQGHEEHGTRKGTQFLWIGIIAVVVLLCLLYFIGYIVGFFD; translated from the coding sequence ATGTCAGGCCAGAATCCGGATCCGGAAGAGGACAAGCTGACCGGCTTGGAGCCCGGGGGCGGGGTTCCGCCGGGGGAAACACCGCCGGGGGAAGCTTCGACCAGCATGACGCAGGGCCATGAGGAGCATGGCACCAGGAAGGGCACGCAGTTCCTGTGGATCGGCATCATCGCCGTGGTGGTCCTGCTGTGCCTCCTGTACTTCATCGGCTACATCGTGGGCTTCTTCGACTAG
- a CDS encoding GNAT family N-acetyltransferase, translating to MTFLKPLTLTGRTVILEPLAREHHDGLVEAAGDGQLWKLWYTSVPAPGEMAAEIRRRLALQEQGSMLPFTTRLLGGNGAPGRIIGMTTYMNIDAATPRVEIGSTWNAASVQGTGTNPDSKLLLLRHAFESIGCPAVEFRTHWLNHQSREAIARLGAKQDGVLRSHSRTSDGHLRDTVVFSILEHEWPAVRAGLEYRLDRRGRDRGQEQRTSGRTVARN from the coding sequence GTGACTTTCCTTAAGCCCCTTACCCTCACAGGCCGCACCGTAATCCTTGAGCCGCTGGCCCGGGAGCACCACGACGGTTTGGTGGAAGCCGCGGGGGACGGCCAATTGTGGAAGCTCTGGTACACGTCGGTGCCCGCGCCGGGAGAGATGGCGGCGGAGATCCGGCGCCGGCTCGCATTGCAGGAGCAGGGGTCCATGCTGCCGTTCACCACCAGGCTGCTGGGCGGCAACGGCGCGCCGGGCCGCATCATCGGGATGACCACCTACATGAACATCGACGCCGCCACTCCGCGTGTGGAGATCGGCTCCACCTGGAACGCGGCGTCGGTGCAGGGGACCGGCACCAACCCGGACTCCAAGCTCCTGCTGCTGCGCCACGCCTTCGAAAGCATCGGCTGCCCGGCCGTCGAGTTCCGTACGCACTGGCTCAACCACCAGTCGCGGGAGGCGATTGCCCGGCTTGGCGCCAAGCAGGACGGTGTGCTCCGGAGCCACTCGAGGACCAGCGACGGACACCTGCGGGACACGGTGGTGTTCTCCATCCTGGAACACGAGTGGCCGGCCGTCCGCGCCGGGCTTGAGTACCGCCTGGACCGGCGCGGACGGGACCGCGGTCAGG